GTGCGGCCGATACGGCGTCGCGACACCACGACAGACCACATGAACGATTTCTGGCAACACTGCTCGACACTGCTGGCGCGTGAACTGACGCCTCAGCAGTACGCGACGTGGATCAAACCGCTCACGCTGGTCGACTTCGACGCTGAAGCCAGCACGGTGCGCATTGCCGCGCCAAACCGCTTCAAGCTTGACTGGGTAAAAAGCCAATTTTCCGGGCGCATCACCGATCTGGCGCGGGACTTTTGGCAGCATCCGGTACACGTTCAGTTCGTCCTCGATCCGAAAGCCGGCATGAAGGCATCACCGGCACGGCGCGCCAGCGGCAGCCCGCTCGCCAACGCCGTGGACGCGGTCATTGCCGCGGCCTCGGGCACCTCGGCCGCCGCGCTGGCCAATGGCTCACCGCCTCAGCCGACGATGGCTCAGGCGCTGAGCACGGCCAGCGCCGCGACCGCGGACGGCAACGCGGAACTGGACTTGCCGAACCTAGACGCGAACGAAGCCGCGGCGGCGCGGCGCAACTTTCGCGCCGGGGCATCCGCGCCGTCGCCCGAGGCCGATTCCGCATACGAGCGCTCCAAGCTCAATCCGGTCCTCACGTTCGAAAACTTCGTCACCGGCAAGGCGAACCAGCTCGCGCGCGCCGCGGCGATCCAGGTCGCCGACAACCCTGGCGTATCGTATAACCCGCTGTTCCTGTACGGTGGCGTCGGGCTAGGCAAGACGCACTTGATCCACGCAATTGGCAACCAACTGCTGCAGGACAAGGCCAATGCGCGCATCCGCTACATCCATGCGGAGCAGTACGTGTCCGACGTCGTCAAGGCGTACCAACGCAAGGCGTTCGACGAGTTCAAGCGCTACTACCATTCGCTGGACCTGCTGCTAATCGACGACATCCAGTTCTTCTCCGGCAAGTCGCGCACGCAGGAGGAATTCTTCTATGCGTTCGAGGCGCTGGTCGCGAACAAGGCGCAGGTGATCATCACCAGCGATACGTATCCGAAGGAGATCTCCGGCATCGATGACCGGTTGATCTCGCGCTTTGACTCCGGCCTGACGGTGGCGATCGAGCCGCCCGAGCTGGAGATGCGCGTCGCGATCCTAATGCGCAAGGCGCAGTCCGAGGGCGTCGCGCTGAACGAGGATGTTGCGTTCTTCGTCGCGAAGCACCTGCGCTCGAACGTGCGCGAGCTTGAAGGGGCCCTGCGCAAGATTCTCGCGTACTCGAAGTTCCACGGACGCGAAATCACGATCGAGTTGACCAAAGAGGCGCTCAAGGACCTGTTGACGGTGCAAAACCGCCAGATCTCGGTCGAGAACATCCAAAAGACCGTCGCCGACTTCTATAACATCAAGGTCGCCGACATGTACTCGAAGAAGCGCCCGGCCAACATTGCGCGGCCGCGCCAGATCGCGATGTACTTGGCCAAGGAGCTTACGCAAAAGAGCCTGCCCGAGATTGGCGAGCTGTTTGGCGGTCGCGACCATACAACCGTGCTGCACGCGGTGCGCAAGATCTCCGACGAGCGCGGCAAGGATGCGCAGTTGAACCACGAGTTACACGTGCTCGAGCAAACCCTCAAGGGGTAGCCGCCCCGGCGGTCCGGAACGGCGGCCCACGATGCGCCACGGTGCCGCGTCGCGGCGCCGGCCGCCATCACCCCTATCCCGCGTGGCGGGCGGCGGCCCCCGGGGGTGCCGCGCAGCACAGAGCCCATACGCCGCCGCAGGCGCCGCCTGGGAAGCCGGCATGGTCACCCCCATATGGATCCGGTCAAATCTGGGCGTTTTTCAGGCACAATACGGGTTTATGGCCGGCGGGCCGACAGCCGGGCGCTATGCCTTGTTCAAACGCCTGTTTGATCGACCCGCCACATGCCCTGCGGCGCGGGGCCCGGGGCCGCCCCGCACCGGGCGCTATGCACGGCAATGGCGATGGGGGCGGATGAGCCGTCATATCAACGAAGGAATTCTATGCAATTGGTCAAGACCGAACGAGACACCCTGCTGCGTCCGTTACAGACGGTCAGCGGTATTGTCGAACGCCGCCACACGCTGCCGATCCTCGCCAATCTGCTGATCTCCAAAAACGGCCCGGACGTGTCGTTCCTGTCCACCGACCTCGAATTGCAGATCACCACGCGTGCCGACTTCGGCATAGGCAACGAGCAAGTCGCCACGACGGTGGCCGCGCGCAAGCTCGTCGACATCCTGCGTGCGATGCCGATCGGCGACGTCACGCTGACGTTGTCCGACAAGCGGCTGACCGTTCAGTCCGGCAAAAGCCGGTTTGCGCTGCAAACGCTGGCGGCCGACGAGTTCCCGACGCTAGCGCAGGCAAAGGACTTCGGCGCGAACCTATCGGTGCCGCAAAAGACGTTCAAGCAATTGCTTGGGATGGTCCATTTCGCGATGGCGCAGCAGGACATTCGCTATTACTTGAACGGCATGCTTCTGGTGGTCGACGGTGATCAGTTGATGGCGGTGGCGACCGACGGCCACCGCCTCGCGTTCTCATCGATGAAGACGGACGGCGCGTTCGCGCGCCAGGAAGTGATCATCCCGCGTAAGACGATCCTCGAGCTACAGCGGCTGCTGGAAGACATCGACGACCCGCTGACGATCGACATCGCGTCCACGCAGGTGAAATTCACGTTCGGCCAGGTGGAACTGGTATCCAAACTCGTCGAAGGCAAGTTCCCGGACTTTCAGCGCGTGATCCCGAAAGGCCACAAGAATACGTTCATGATTGGCCGTGACGAATTGCAGCATTCGTTGCAACGGGCGGCGATCCTGACGTCGGACAAGTTCAAGGGCGTACGGTGCATCGTCGCGCCCGGCCAGCTGAAAATCATGTCGACCAATGCCGATCAGGAAGAGGCACAGGAAGAGCTAGAGATTGCGTACCAAGGCGATACGCTGGACGTGGGCTTTAACGTCACGTACTTGCTGGACGTGCTCGCGAACCTGAAAGTCGACATGATCCAAGTCGCGTTGGGCAGCGATGCGACATCGAGCGCGTTGATCACGATCCCCGAGAACGAGCAATTCAAATACGTGGTGATGCCAATGCGGATATAACCCGCCGACCAGAACGATGACCAAGGGGCCTAGGGAACCATCCCGGCCCCTTTGATGTTTATTGGGTGTTTAAGCAGTACGCAGAACCGGAAGAAATTCATGACTGAACAGCACAATCTGCAAGCGAATTCGAGCGCGGATAACAGCTATGGCGAGTCGTCGATCCAGATCCTCGAAGGTCTCGAAGCTGTACGCAAGCGCCCAGGCATGTATATCGGGGACACCTCCGACGGCACCGGTCTGCACCATCTCGTATTTGAAGTACTCGACAACTCGATTGACGAGGCACTTGCCGGACACTGCAACGACATCCATGTGGTGATTCACGCGGACAACTCGATCTCCGTGACCGACAACGGCCGGGGGATCCCAACCGACATCAAGCGCGACGACAAGCACGAACCGAAGCGCAGCGCGGCCGAAATCGTGATGACCGAGCTGCACGCCGGCGGCAAGTTCGACCAAAACAGCTACAAGGTGTCCGGCGGGCTGCATGGCGTCGGCGTGTCGTGCGTCAACGCACTCTCCAAATGGCTGCGGCTCACCGTGCGCCGTGGCGGCAAGAAGCATTTCCTGGAATTTCATCGCGGCGTCGTGCAGGAGCGCGTGCTCGAGCAGCGCGACGGTGAACAAGTCTCGCCCATGTTGCTCATCGGGGACACCGAGAACCGCGGCACCGAAGTGCACTTCCTGGCCGACGACACGATCTTTGGCACGGTTGAGTACCACTACGACATCCTCGCCAAGCGCATGCGCGAGTTGTCGTTCCTGAACAATGGCGTACGGATCCGGCTGACCGACCAGCGCAGCGGCAAGGAAGACGATTTCGCGTTCGCGGGCGGCGTGAAGGGTTTCGTCGAATACATCAACAAAACCAAGCAGACATTGCACCAGAACATCTTCCATGTCGTCGGCGAAAAGGACGGCGTCGGCGTCGAGGTCGCGATGCAATGGAACGACAGCTTCAACGAAAATGTCCTGTGCTTCACGAACAACATTCCGCAGCGGGACGGCGGCACACACATGACCGGGCTACGCGCGGCGATGACGCGCGTGATCAACAAATACATCACCGACACCGAGATCGCGAAAAAGGCAAAGATCGAGACGACCGGCGACGACATG
This sequence is a window from Mycetohabitans rhizoxinica HKI 454. Protein-coding genes within it:
- the dnaA gene encoding chromosomal replication initiator protein DnaA codes for the protein MNDFWQHCSTLLARELTPQQYATWIKPLTLVDFDAEASTVRIAAPNRFKLDWVKSQFSGRITDLARDFWQHPVHVQFVLDPKAGMKASPARRASGSPLANAVDAVIAAASGTSAAALANGSPPQPTMAQALSTASAATADGNAELDLPNLDANEAAAARRNFRAGASAPSPEADSAYERSKLNPVLTFENFVTGKANQLARAAAIQVADNPGVSYNPLFLYGGVGLGKTHLIHAIGNQLLQDKANARIRYIHAEQYVSDVVKAYQRKAFDEFKRYYHSLDLLLIDDIQFFSGKSRTQEEFFYAFEALVANKAQVIITSDTYPKEISGIDDRLISRFDSGLTVAIEPPELEMRVAILMRKAQSEGVALNEDVAFFVAKHLRSNVRELEGALRKILAYSKFHGREITIELTKEALKDLLTVQNRQISVENIQKTVADFYNIKVADMYSKKRPANIARPRQIAMYLAKELTQKSLPEIGELFGGRDHTTVLHAVRKISDERGKDAQLNHELHVLEQTLKG
- the dnaN gene encoding DNA polymerase III subunit beta; this encodes MQLVKTERDTLLRPLQTVSGIVERRHTLPILANLLISKNGPDVSFLSTDLELQITTRADFGIGNEQVATTVAARKLVDILRAMPIGDVTLTLSDKRLTVQSGKSRFALQTLAADEFPTLAQAKDFGANLSVPQKTFKQLLGMVHFAMAQQDIRYYLNGMLLVVDGDQLMAVATDGHRLAFSSMKTDGAFARQEVIIPRKTILELQRLLEDIDDPLTIDIASTQVKFTFGQVELVSKLVEGKFPDFQRVIPKGHKNTFMIGRDELQHSLQRAAILTSDKFKGVRCIVAPGQLKIMSTNADQEEAQEELEIAYQGDTLDVGFNVTYLLDVLANLKVDMIQVALGSDATSSALITIPENEQFKYVVMPMRI